A genomic window from Thiomonas arsenitoxydans includes:
- a CDS encoding ABC transporter substrate-binding protein, with translation MNMRKTLLGATAMVALAASLAGPLAQAAANEQFFPVLVYRTGPYGPNGVPWANGYVDYLKMINARDGGVNGVKLTWEECETAYATDRGVECYERLKGKGPTGATVVQPLSTGVTFALTEKAPKDKIPLITAGYGRSESADGAVFKWNFPMLGTYWTAADIIVQALIKREGGAGKLKGKTIALVYHDSPYGKEPIAMLEARSKMHGFKFIKLPVTHPGVEQKATWLQVRRERPDYVLLWGWGVMNATALKEAVATAYPLDRMYGVWWSGAEPDVKDVGESAKGYNALAMQYGAGIGKVQQDILKYVYDKNNGTGERDLVGQVLYNRGLYSAMLAVEGVRRSQEQYGKKPMTGEQVRWGLENLNFNDAALKRLGIEGQLRPLRTTCDDHMGSSWARMQTWDGKKWVMHDAWYEADMQIIKPMVREAAAKYAKEHNITQRDCAKEMTSGS, from the coding sequence ATGAACATGCGAAAAACCCTATTGGGCGCGACCGCCATGGTCGCGCTGGCAGCCTCGCTCGCTGGCCCGCTGGCGCAGGCTGCGGCAAATGAACAGTTCTTCCCAGTGCTTGTCTACCGTACCGGCCCCTACGGCCCGAACGGCGTACCGTGGGCCAATGGGTACGTCGACTATCTCAAAATGATCAATGCACGAGATGGTGGCGTCAATGGCGTAAAGCTCACCTGGGAAGAGTGCGAGACGGCCTACGCAACAGACCGCGGTGTTGAATGCTACGAGCGCCTCAAAGGGAAAGGCCCGACTGGGGCCACCGTAGTGCAACCACTATCCACCGGGGTGACGTTTGCTCTCACGGAAAAAGCCCCAAAGGACAAGATTCCGCTGATCACCGCAGGCTACGGACGGTCTGAATCCGCCGACGGCGCAGTCTTCAAGTGGAACTTCCCGATGCTCGGCACCTATTGGACCGCTGCGGACATCATCGTGCAGGCGCTCATCAAGCGTGAGGGCGGGGCCGGAAAGCTCAAGGGAAAGACGATCGCACTCGTCTATCACGACTCTCCCTACGGGAAAGAGCCCATCGCGATGCTTGAGGCCCGCTCCAAGATGCACGGTTTCAAGTTCATCAAGTTGCCGGTCACCCACCCTGGCGTCGAGCAGAAGGCGACTTGGCTGCAGGTCCGCCGGGAACGGCCCGATTATGTGCTGCTGTGGGGATGGGGCGTGATGAATGCAACCGCGCTGAAAGAGGCCGTCGCCACAGCCTATCCACTGGATCGGATGTATGGCGTGTGGTGGTCTGGCGCTGAGCCGGATGTGAAGGATGTTGGCGAATCCGCCAAGGGCTACAACGCGCTTGCCATGCAGTACGGCGCTGGAATTGGCAAGGTTCAGCAAGACATCTTGAAATACGTCTATGACAAGAACAACGGCACTGGCGAACGGGATCTGGTCGGCCAAGTGCTCTACAACCGCGGTCTGTATTCCGCCATGCTCGCAGTCGAGGGCGTGCGCCGCTCCCAAGAACAATATGGCAAGAAACCCATGACTGGGGAGCAGGTGCGCTGGGGCCTGGAGAATCTGAACTTCAATGACGCTGCGCTGAAAAGACTGGGCATCGAAGGACAGCTTCGACCCCTGCGAACCACCTGCGATGACCACATGGGATCAAGCTGGGCGCGCATGCAGACGTGGGACGGGAAAAAGTGGGTGATGCACGACGCCTGGTATGAGGCCGACATGCAGATCATCAAGCCCATGGTCCGCGAGGCCGCAGCCAAATACGCCAAGGAGCACAACATTACGCAGCGCGACTGCGCAAAGGAAATGACCTCGGGCTCCTGA
- a CDS encoding branched-chain amino acid ABC transporter permease gives MGFFIETIIAGLMSGVLYALIALGFVLIYKASGVFNFAQGAMVLFAALAMARLQEHMPWPLAFLLAFAIMVVLAWLIERLVLRHLINQEGVTLLMATLGVAYFLEGLGQMVWGDDIYPIDLGMPKQPTIMLESLIPGGILVSNEDLIAAGSAAALVALLTLFFQKSGVGRALRAVADDHQAAQSIGIPLSRMWVIVWSIAGLVALVTGMIWGSKLGVQFSLSLIALKGLPVVILGGLTSVPGAIVGGLIVGLGEKLAEVYLGPLLGGGIESWFAYLLALLVLLARPQGLFGERIIDRV, from the coding sequence ATGGGATTTTTCATCGAAACCATCATCGCCGGCCTCATGTCCGGCGTGCTCTACGCCCTGATCGCGCTGGGCTTCGTGTTGATCTACAAAGCCTCCGGGGTGTTCAACTTTGCCCAGGGTGCAATGGTGCTATTCGCCGCGCTGGCCATGGCGCGACTCCAGGAACACATGCCCTGGCCGCTGGCCTTTCTGCTGGCTTTCGCCATCATGGTGGTGCTTGCCTGGTTGATTGAAAGGCTGGTGCTACGCCATTTGATCAATCAGGAAGGCGTCACCTTGTTGATGGCGACCCTTGGCGTGGCTTACTTCCTCGAAGGGCTGGGACAAATGGTCTGGGGTGACGACATTTACCCCATTGATCTCGGCATGCCCAAGCAGCCCACCATCATGTTGGAGTCATTGATACCGGGCGGCATTCTGGTGAGCAACGAAGACCTCATCGCCGCAGGTTCGGCAGCGGCCCTAGTTGCTCTGCTCACCCTATTCTTCCAGAAATCGGGCGTTGGTCGGGCATTGCGTGCCGTCGCCGACGACCACCAAGCAGCGCAGTCCATCGGCATCCCGCTGTCACGCATGTGGGTGATTGTGTGGTCCATCGCCGGCTTGGTCGCTTTGGTGACCGGAATGATCTGGGGCTCCAAGCTGGGGGTGCAATTTTCGCTATCGCTTATTGCCCTCAAGGGTCTGCCGGTGGTCATTCTTGGCGGGCTCACCTCGGTGCCAGGAGCTATCGTCGGCGGCCTCATCGTCGGCCTCGGCGAGAAGCTTGCCGAGGTCTACCTCGGCCCATTGCTCGGTGGCGGAATTGAAAGCTGGTTTGCCTACCTGCTTGCCCTACTGGTACTTCTCGCGCGGCCGCAAGGGCTTTTTGGCGAACGCATCATCGACCGCGTTTGA
- the mlaD gene encoding outer membrane lipid asymmetry maintenance protein MlaD: protein MNQRKIDLWVGILVVLGAAALLFLALKAGNLLQINWGPTYTVTARFDNIGGLKADAPVKSAGVVVGRVTSITFDNQTFQADVHMAIDQRFKFPVDTSAKILTAGLLGDQYIDFSPGGSEKNLANGSVIRNTQSAVVLENLIGQFLYNKAASSGAGDGK from the coding sequence ATGAATCAACGAAAAATCGATCTGTGGGTGGGCATACTCGTTGTGCTGGGAGCTGCCGCCTTGCTGTTTCTGGCGCTCAAGGCGGGCAATCTGCTGCAGATCAACTGGGGGCCGACCTATACGGTGACGGCCCGGTTTGACAATATCGGCGGCCTCAAGGCGGACGCGCCGGTGAAGAGCGCGGGCGTGGTCGTGGGGCGGGTGACGTCCATCACCTTTGACAATCAGACCTTCCAGGCCGATGTGCACATGGCCATCGATCAGCGTTTCAAATTCCCGGTGGATACCTCGGCCAAGATTCTGACAGCCGGTTTGCTGGGCGATCAATACATTGATTTCAGCCCCGGCGGCAGTGAAAAGAATCTGGCCAACGGCTCAGTGATTCGCAATACCCAGTCGGCCGTGGTGCTCGAAAACCTGATCGGTCAATTCCTCTACAACAAAGCCGCTTCGAGCGGGGCGGGAGACGGCAAATGA
- a CDS encoding ABC transporter ATP-binding protein → MQDTFARPIVQIDALDFGYGERPILRHIDMTIQRGQVVAVMGASGGGKTTLLRLIGGQVRPQRGSVRFEGQDLAGASQDQIFAMRRRMGMLFQFGALFTDMSVFDNVAFPLREHTDLPDSMIRDLVLMKLNAVGLRGARDLYPAELSGGMARRVAMARAIALDPALVMYDEPFAGLDPISLGISARLIRSLNDALGLSSIVVSHDVEVTFDIADYVYILGNGSLIAHGTPQQMRESTDPLVHQFVRGEPDGPVHFHYPAAAIGDDFLRPDSVRKERA, encoded by the coding sequence ATGCAAGACACTTTTGCTCGGCCCATTGTCCAGATCGACGCGCTCGATTTTGGGTATGGCGAGCGGCCGATTCTGCGTCACATCGACATGACCATTCAGCGGGGGCAGGTGGTCGCGGTGATGGGCGCATCGGGCGGGGGGAAGACCACGCTGCTGCGGCTGATCGGCGGGCAGGTCAGGCCCCAGCGGGGTTCGGTGCGGTTCGAGGGGCAAGACCTGGCCGGTGCGTCGCAGGATCAGATTTTCGCCATGCGGCGGCGCATGGGCATGTTGTTTCAGTTCGGCGCCCTGTTTACCGATATGAGCGTGTTCGACAACGTGGCGTTTCCCTTGCGTGAGCACACGGATTTGCCGGATTCGATGATTCGCGATCTGGTGCTGATGAAGCTCAACGCCGTCGGGCTGCGTGGAGCGCGCGATCTTTATCCCGCAGAGCTTTCGGGCGGGATGGCGCGACGGGTGGCGATGGCGCGGGCCATTGCGCTCGATCCGGCGCTGGTGATGTATGACGAGCCGTTTGCCGGGCTCGACCCCATTTCGCTGGGCATCTCGGCGCGGTTGATCCGCAGCCTCAACGACGCGCTGGGCCTGAGCAGCATTGTGGTGTCGCACGATGTCGAGGTGACTTTCGACATCGCCGATTATGTTTACATCCTGGGCAATGGCAGCTTGATCGCGCACGGCACGCCGCAGCAGATGCGCGAGAGCACCGATCCCCTGGTACATCAGTTCGTGCGCGGCGAGCCCGACGGCCCGGTGCATTTTCATTACCCAGCCGCGGCGATTGGCGATGATTTTTTGCGGCCTGACAGCGTGCGCAAGGAGCGGGCATGA
- a CDS encoding branched-chain amino acid ABC transporter permease — protein MLYRENGQFKTRYVDDAQIFPIRQDRLFIGAVLLIAFVAVPLLGSDYLLRALLVPSLILALAAIGLNVLVGYCGQISLGTGAFMAVGAYAAFNLMVRLPGMPLLIALVLAGLIAALAGMVFGLPSLRIRGLYLAVATLAAQFFSDWVFAHVPWLTNGSSSGSVTAPQLQVFGFVIDSPIRKYLFCLAILSVLALLVKNLVRGRKGREWMATRDMDVAASVIGISPVRAKLSAFAVSSFIVGIAGALWAFVHLGSWEPAAFNIDLSLKLLFMIIIGGLGSVMGSLFGAAFIVLLPIFLNRLLSFLGLQASTSFISHLELMTFGVLIVLFLIAEPHGTAKLWSTAKNKLRLWPFPH, from the coding sequence ATGCTCTATCGTGAAAATGGCCAGTTCAAGACCCGCTACGTCGATGACGCCCAGATCTTCCCGATCCGTCAGGATCGCTTGTTCATCGGCGCCGTGTTGTTGATCGCCTTTGTCGCCGTGCCCTTGCTGGGCTCGGATTACCTGCTTCGCGCTTTATTGGTGCCGTCTCTCATACTGGCGCTGGCCGCAATTGGTCTCAATGTATTGGTCGGCTACTGTGGCCAGATTTCGCTTGGCACGGGCGCTTTTATGGCAGTAGGCGCCTACGCGGCCTTCAACTTGATGGTACGTCTGCCCGGCATGCCGCTACTGATCGCGCTGGTACTGGCCGGACTGATTGCTGCCCTGGCTGGCATGGTGTTCGGTCTTCCGAGTTTGCGCATCCGCGGGCTATATCTGGCCGTAGCCACACTGGCCGCGCAGTTCTTTTCCGACTGGGTATTCGCTCATGTGCCGTGGTTGACCAATGGGTCATCGTCTGGGTCTGTTACTGCCCCTCAGTTGCAGGTCTTTGGCTTCGTGATTGACAGCCCCATCCGCAAATATCTGTTCTGCCTAGCCATACTGAGCGTTCTCGCCCTACTCGTCAAAAACCTGGTGCGTGGCCGTAAGGGTCGCGAATGGATGGCCACGCGCGACATGGATGTGGCGGCCAGCGTGATCGGAATTTCTCCGGTGCGTGCCAAGTTGTCCGCGTTCGCCGTGAGCAGCTTCATTGTCGGCATCGCGGGCGCACTCTGGGCCTTCGTTCATCTCGGATCCTGGGAGCCTGCCGCGTTCAATATTGATCTCTCGCTCAAGCTGCTGTTCATGATCATCATCGGCGGCCTGGGCTCGGTTATGGGCAGTCTGTTCGGTGCGGCCTTCATCGTGCTGCTTCCCATTTTTCTCAACCGCCTGCTCAGCTTTCTCGGGCTGCAAGCGTCCACTAGTTTCATTTCGCACCTGGAGTTGATGACCTTTGGGGTGTTGATCGTGCTGTTCCTGATCGCTGAGCCGCATGGCACGGCAAAGCTATGGAGCACGGCCAAGAACAAACTGCGGCTATGGCCTTTTCCACACTGA
- a CDS encoding Crp/Fnr family transcriptional regulator, whose product MHVLTEHERERVRGSLHRQNVDAGAMVCHRGDEARYWVGVLDGLVKISSVSVSGKSLTYTGVAPGGWFGEGTLLKGEHWRYDVIALRNSHIGLLPAECFFWLLDRSLEFNRVIVNQLNERLGQFIGQLQIDRLSGADERVARTVAAMFHPILYPGVDRWLRISQEELGYLCGLSRQRVNKALSHLCSLGLLQLRYGGIEVPDLNALRAYESDGAEGEASVLRGLG is encoded by the coding sequence ATGCATGTCCTGACCGAGCACGAGCGAGAGCGGGTGCGTGGCTCCTTGCATCGGCAAAATGTTGATGCGGGTGCGATGGTTTGTCACCGTGGCGATGAGGCGCGGTACTGGGTAGGTGTGCTGGACGGGCTGGTCAAGATTTCCTCGGTCTCGGTCAGCGGGAAATCTCTGACTTACACGGGCGTGGCGCCGGGCGGATGGTTTGGTGAGGGCACTCTGCTAAAAGGCGAGCATTGGCGCTATGACGTCATTGCGTTGCGCAATAGCCATATCGGTCTGTTGCCGGCCGAGTGCTTTTTCTGGCTTTTGGACCGTAGTCTCGAGTTCAATCGGGTCATCGTCAACCAACTCAACGAGCGGCTCGGGCAGTTCATAGGCCAACTCCAAATTGACCGACTTTCAGGCGCAGATGAACGGGTTGCCCGTACGGTTGCCGCTATGTTTCATCCCATCCTTTATCCCGGCGTGGATAGGTGGCTGCGTATCTCTCAGGAAGAGCTTGGATATCTCTGCGGTCTATCGCGTCAACGGGTGAACAAGGCGTTGAGTCATCTCTGCAGTCTGGGATTACTGCAGCTACGCTATGGCGGAATTGAAGTGCCCGATCTCAATGCGCTGCGGGCATACGAATCCGACGGGGCCGAGGGCGAAGCATCGGTTCTGCGAGGTCTAGGGTAA
- a CDS encoding IS66-like element ISThsp3 family transposase, whose protein sequence is MVSAIDDDKLQSLGDDPAAQYARTVIAQFGAQIAHQRAELKFQSTKIAALSFELARLKQWRFGQSSESLDTQGQLFDAKTQALLQAEEQAEDRAADAERTAPGKRRPKRQPLPSQLPRIEHRYEIDSGLCPQGHTLRRIGEEISEQLDCEPTRFFVHRHIRGKYACACCQTVLAAPLPAQLIDKGIPAPGLLAQVVLAKHDDHLPLYRQEEIYRRSGVHLPRSSLAQWVGLCGVRLEPLAQALKDHLLEQPVLHADETPVAELAPGTGKTHRAYVWVYRSAATPAVVFDYCASRAGAHARDFLQDWSGTLLTDDFSGYKALYAQGSIVEAGCWAHVRRKFFEAHKLAGSAIAQEALERIKALYAIEQTLREHPPDARTALRQRQSQPLLEALHAWLIEQRPLLAKADATARAIDYALGRWRALCVFATDGRVPIDNNAVENAIRPLALGRRNWLFVGSPQAGRRAAVLMTLIESAKLCEVDPWAYLKDVLTKLPTWPNSRLGELLPHNWAKTNPPALST, encoded by the coding sequence ATGGTCAGCGCCATCGACGACGACAAACTCCAGTCCCTGGGCGACGATCCGGCGGCGCAGTACGCGCGCACGGTCATTGCGCAGTTCGGTGCACAGATCGCGCACCAGCGTGCCGAGCTCAAATTTCAATCGACCAAGATTGCGGCCCTGAGCTTCGAGCTGGCGCGCCTCAAGCAATGGCGCTTCGGCCAGTCCAGCGAGAGCCTGGACACGCAAGGCCAGCTCTTCGACGCCAAGACGCAGGCGCTGCTGCAAGCCGAGGAACAGGCCGAGGACCGCGCCGCCGATGCGGAGCGCACCGCCCCAGGCAAACGTCGCCCCAAACGCCAGCCCCTGCCCAGCCAGTTGCCGCGCATCGAGCATCGCTACGAGATCGACTCCGGCCTGTGCCCGCAGGGCCACACCCTGCGCCGTATCGGGGAGGAGATCAGCGAGCAACTCGACTGCGAGCCCACGCGTTTCTTCGTGCACCGGCACATCCGCGGCAAGTATGCCTGCGCCTGCTGCCAGACGGTGTTGGCTGCACCCCTGCCAGCGCAACTCATTGACAAAGGCATTCCCGCCCCCGGCCTGCTGGCGCAGGTGGTGCTGGCCAAGCACGACGATCACCTGCCGCTGTACCGCCAGGAGGAGATTTACCGCCGCAGCGGCGTGCACCTCCCGCGCTCGAGCCTGGCGCAGTGGGTGGGCCTGTGCGGGGTGCGCCTGGAACCGCTGGCCCAGGCCCTCAAAGACCATCTGCTGGAGCAACCCGTGCTGCATGCCGATGAGACCCCGGTAGCCGAGCTGGCGCCGGGCACGGGCAAGACACACCGCGCTTATGTCTGGGTCTACCGCAGCGCGGCTACGCCGGCGGTGGTGTTTGACTATTGCGCCAGTCGTGCCGGTGCGCATGCGCGCGACTTCCTGCAGGATTGGTCAGGCACCTTGCTCACCGATGACTTCAGCGGCTACAAGGCGCTGTATGCCCAGGGGAGCATTGTGGAGGCGGGGTGCTGGGCGCATGTACGCAGAAAGTTCTTCGAGGCGCACAAGCTGGCGGGCAGCGCCATCGCGCAGGAGGCGCTTGAGCGCATCAAAGCCTTGTATGCCATTGAGCAGACCCTTCGGGAGCATCCGCCCGATGCGCGCACCGCGCTGCGCCAGCGCCAAAGCCAACCCCTGCTCGAGGCCTTGCACGCCTGGCTGATCGAGCAACGCCCGCTTCTGGCCAAGGCCGACGCCACGGCGCGGGCCATCGACTATGCGCTGGGCCGCTGGCGGGCGTTGTGTGTGTTTGCCACCGATGGGCGCGTGCCGATCGATAACAACGCGGTGGAAAACGCCATTCGGCCTCTCGCACTCGGGCGCCGAAACTGGCTCTTCGTGGGCTCGCCCCAGGCCGGCCGCCGAGCCGCCGTGCTCATGACGCTGATCGAATCGGCCAAGCTCTGCGAGGTCGACCCCTGGGCCTATCTCAAGGACGTGCTGACGAAGCTGCCCACCTGGCCCAACAGCCGTCTGGGCGAATTGCTGCCCCACAACTGGGCGAAAACCAATCCCCCTGCACTCAGCACCTGA
- a CDS encoding ABC transporter ATP-binding protein: MPVLRLEDIHLRFGGIKALQSIGFDVQPGEIRAIIGPNGAGKSSLLNVINGVYQPQQGRLTFAGQALGLMRPVLAAKLGIARTFQNLALFSGMSVLDNIMAGRNLHMRCGLLSQALRLRPAVREEVTHRLVAERIIDFLEIQAWRKVPVGRLPYGLQKRVDLGRALAMEPKLLLLDEPMAGMNLEEKEDMSRFILEAREEFGTTIVLIEHDMGVVMDLSDRVVVLDYGRQIADDTPDAVRANPEVIRAYLGSATQEG; the protein is encoded by the coding sequence ATGCCGGTGTTGCGGCTGGAAGATATCCACCTGCGATTCGGTGGCATCAAGGCGCTGCAGAGTATCGGCTTCGATGTTCAGCCAGGCGAAATCCGGGCGATCATCGGACCCAACGGCGCCGGAAAGAGTTCGCTGCTCAATGTGATCAATGGCGTCTATCAGCCCCAGCAGGGACGCTTGACTTTTGCCGGCCAAGCGCTGGGCTTGATGCGCCCCGTTCTCGCGGCAAAATTGGGCATTGCACGTACCTTCCAAAATCTGGCGCTGTTCTCGGGCATGAGCGTGCTCGACAACATCATGGCGGGTCGCAATCTGCACATGCGCTGCGGCCTGCTCTCTCAGGCCTTGCGGCTCAGACCAGCCGTGCGCGAGGAGGTCACGCACCGCTTGGTGGCCGAACGCATCATCGATTTCCTCGAAATCCAGGCTTGGCGCAAAGTGCCTGTGGGACGTCTGCCTTACGGTCTGCAGAAACGGGTAGACCTGGGCCGCGCCTTGGCGATGGAGCCCAAGCTATTACTGCTCGATGAGCCTATGGCCGGCATGAATCTGGAAGAAAAGGAAGACATGAGCCGCTTCATCCTCGAAGCGCGCGAGGAGTTCGGCACAACGATCGTATTGATCGAACACGACATGGGGGTGGTGATGGATCTGTCAGACCGAGTCGTTGTGCTGGACTATGGCCGCCAGATTGCCGATGACACCCCTGATGCGGTACGCGCGAACCCGGAGGTGATCCGCGCCTACCTCGGATCCGCCACACAGGAAGGGTGA
- a CDS encoding AMP-dependent synthetase/ligase gives MEYAHSAGRTFPQLLCEQARIRPKGIAWREKELGIWQETTWDRALDWVQQLAGGLAKLGVSRGDHIAIIGENRPRLYATMLAAQCLGAIPAPLYQDAVAAELVYPLQIAEVKLAVAENEEQVDKLLDIRDQLPFLQHILYHDPRGLRKAEAACLLSLDQIETEGADWWTHHSGGFDAAVKSIGTDDVAALFFTSGTTGKPKGVVHTHGSLIDRARAGAAFDRLGPQEEVLAYLPPAWIGQNIFSYAQHLVCGYTVNCPESPSTVAIDLHEIGPTYYFAPPRVFEALLTDVRVRMDDAAPPKRRLFDASLAIAQRVHAAKDNGKPPRKLDLLLLPIADLLMLAPLRNVLGMSRIRVAYTAGEAIGPELFRFYRSIGINLKQLYGSTETAVFVCMQPDNGVRSDNVGLPAPGVELRVAEHGEILLRSAGLLREYYKNPEATSEVLDADGWYHTGDAGWLEPDGQLRIIDRAKDVSALSGGALFAPKLIENRLKFFPAIKEAVAFGAGRDHVVAMINIDFPAVGSWAEKFGLPYTGYADLSGKSEVADLVAECVAKVNADLAADPHTAALQIHRFAVLHKELDPDDDELTRTRKVRRRFVAEKYGSLVAALYDPAQTHHHLSVQVRFDDGRTGTVQSDLRLRNAQVYPALRSAA, from the coding sequence ATGGAGTATGCGCATTCCGCTGGGAGGACATTCCCCCAGCTTCTTTGCGAGCAGGCCAGAATCCGTCCCAAGGGAATCGCGTGGCGCGAAAAGGAGTTGGGCATCTGGCAGGAAACCACCTGGGATCGGGCACTCGACTGGGTACAGCAGCTTGCAGGTGGTCTTGCCAAATTGGGGGTCAGCCGAGGCGACCATATTGCAATCATCGGCGAGAACCGGCCGCGCCTTTATGCCACCATGCTGGCCGCTCAATGTTTGGGCGCAATCCCCGCACCGCTTTACCAAGACGCCGTCGCAGCCGAGTTGGTCTACCCACTGCAAATCGCCGAGGTGAAACTCGCGGTGGCGGAGAACGAGGAGCAGGTCGACAAGCTGCTGGACATCCGCGATCAGCTTCCATTTCTGCAGCACATTCTTTATCACGATCCGCGCGGGCTCAGAAAGGCCGAGGCGGCCTGTCTCCTCAGTCTTGATCAGATTGAAACCGAGGGCGCTGACTGGTGGACCCACCATTCTGGCGGCTTCGATGCCGCCGTGAAGTCCATCGGCACAGACGACGTGGCGGCACTCTTCTTCACTTCTGGCACCACCGGCAAACCCAAAGGGGTTGTGCACACGCACGGTAGTTTGATCGACCGCGCTCGTGCCGGTGCTGCCTTTGACCGACTTGGGCCACAGGAAGAGGTACTCGCCTACCTGCCACCGGCTTGGATCGGACAGAACATCTTTTCCTACGCCCAGCATCTGGTCTGCGGATACACGGTGAACTGCCCGGAATCGCCTTCGACCGTGGCGATCGACCTGCACGAAATCGGCCCGACTTATTACTTCGCCCCACCCCGGGTATTCGAAGCGCTGCTCACCGACGTGCGCGTGCGCATGGACGATGCCGCTCCCCCCAAGCGCCGCTTGTTCGACGCCAGTCTGGCCATCGCCCAAAGGGTGCACGCGGCGAAAGACAACGGCAAACCGCCCCGCAAGCTTGATCTCTTGTTGTTGCCCATAGCCGACCTATTGATGCTGGCGCCGCTGCGCAACGTGCTGGGAATGAGCCGAATCCGCGTGGCCTATACCGCGGGAGAGGCAATCGGGCCGGAACTATTCCGTTTCTATCGGTCTATTGGCATCAACCTCAAACAGCTCTATGGCTCCACTGAAACCGCCGTCTTCGTCTGCATGCAACCCGATAACGGCGTGCGCAGCGACAACGTCGGTCTTCCAGCGCCGGGCGTGGAACTGCGGGTCGCTGAGCACGGAGAAATTCTGCTTCGCAGCGCTGGTCTGCTGCGCGAGTACTACAAGAACCCGGAGGCCACTTCCGAAGTGCTCGATGCCGACGGTTGGTACCACACCGGAGACGCCGGTTGGCTGGAACCGGATGGTCAGCTGCGCATTATCGATCGCGCCAAGGATGTGTCGGCACTCTCGGGCGGAGCGTTGTTTGCCCCCAAACTGATTGAAAACAGGCTGAAGTTTTTCCCGGCAATCAAAGAGGCGGTGGCCTTTGGGGCAGGACGCGACCATGTGGTCGCAATGATCAATATCGACTTTCCAGCAGTAGGGAGTTGGGCCGAAAAGTTCGGTCTGCCGTACACCGGTTACGCCGATCTTTCAGGCAAGTCAGAAGTCGCCGATCTCGTGGCTGAGTGCGTAGCCAAGGTCAACGCCGATCTTGCCGCAGACCCACACACGGCCGCCTTGCAGATCCACCGCTTTGCCGTACTCCACAAGGAGCTCGATCCGGACGACGACGAACTCACACGGACTCGAAAGGTACGCCGCCGTTTCGTGGCAGAAAAATACGGCAGTCTTGTCGCCGCGTTGTATGACCCCGCTCAGACTCATCACCATCTGAGCGTGCAGGTGCGCTTTGACGATGGCCGCACGGGCACCGTTCAGTCTGACTTGAGACTGCGCAATGCCCAGGTTTACCCGGCACTGCGCTCGGCTGCCTGA
- the mlaE gene encoding lipid asymmetry maintenance ABC transporter permease subunit MlaE has product MTVADRLVSIGAGTRQLLSSLGYAARLFARLILLVGRVFMRPSLLIQQMYFLGNLSLVIIAVSGLFVGFVLGLQGYYTLSRYGSSSALGVLVALSLVRELGPVVTALLFAGRAGTSLTAEIGLMKAGEQIAAMEMMAVDPVVRVLAPRFWAGVIVMPLLAAVFSAVGIMGGYVVGVVMIGVDAGQFWSQMQSGVDVFKDVGNGVIKSVVFGLAVTFVALLQGWRSQPTPEGVSRATTRTVVIASLAVLALDFVLTAMMFST; this is encoded by the coding sequence ATGACGGTGGCTGACAGACTGGTTTCCATCGGCGCCGGCACGCGGCAACTGCTGTCCAGCCTGGGTTATGCGGCGCGCTTGTTCGCGCGGCTGATTTTGCTGGTCGGCCGGGTGTTCATGCGTCCCAGCCTGCTGATTCAGCAGATGTATTTTCTCGGCAATCTGTCGCTGGTCATCATTGCGGTGTCGGGTCTGTTCGTCGGCTTCGTGCTCGGGCTGCAGGGTTACTACACCTTGTCGCGTTACGGTTCGTCGAGCGCGCTGGGGGTGCTGGTGGCGCTGTCGCTGGTGCGCGAGCTCGGGCCCGTCGTCACCGCCTTGCTGTTTGCCGGTCGCGCGGGCACCTCGCTGACTGCCGAAATCGGCCTGATGAAGGCCGGCGAGCAGATTGCGGCGATGGAGATGATGGCCGTCGATCCGGTGGTGCGCGTGCTCGCTCCGCGGTTCTGGGCTGGTGTGATTGTCATGCCCCTGCTGGCGGCTGTGTTCAGCGCGGTGGGCATCATGGGTGGCTATGTGGTGGGGGTGGTGATGATCGGCGTCGATGCCGGGCAGTTCTGGTCGCAGATGCAAAGCGGCGTCGATGTGTTCAAGGATGTGGGTAATGGGGTGATCAAAAGCGTGGTGTTCGGCCTGGCCGTCACCTTCGTCGCGCTGTTGCAAGGCTGGCGCAGTCAGCCGACGCCCGAAGGCGTTTCGCGGGCCACCACGCGCACCGTGGTCATTGCTTCGCTGGCGGTACTGGCACTGGATTTTGTGCTGACCGCCATGATGTTCAGCACCTGA